The Thiosulfativibrio zosterae genome has a window encoding:
- a CDS encoding DUF2798 domain-containing protein, which yields MIHPKYQGVVFAFYMSFLMSFIMSFFITMINLGLVEHFVMRWLSAWIPTWAIAFPIVVVVAPIVKRLVAKTLKTPESV from the coding sequence ATGATTCATCCAAAATACCAAGGTGTGGTGTTTGCTTTTTATATGTCATTTTTAATGTCTTTTATTATGTCGTTTTTTATTACCATGATTAATTTAGGGTTGGTTGAACATTTTGTGATGCGTTGGTTATCTGCGTGGATTCCCACTTGGGCGATTGCTTTCCCGATAGTGGTGGTGGTTGCACCGATTGTAAAACGCTTGGTGGCCAAAACTTTAAAAACACCTGAGTCGGTTTAA